TGAAGCACCTGAACTCGAAGTCGGGCTTGAACAGGATCTCGAAAAAATGCCGCGCCGTTTTCAGCGCCGCCGCCCGCGCGCGACCGTCCCGGATTACGTCGATTGGAAGGACGTCGATTATCTCCGACGCTTCATTCCAGAGCGCGGAAAGATCATGCCGCGCCGTATTTCAGGAATTACCGCTAAAGATCAGCGCCGCGTCGCCAAAGCGATCAAGCGCGCGCGTTCGATGGCTTTGATCCCGTTCGTCGCGGACTAAGCAAGGAGATTTCATACTATGGCAAACACAAACATTCTTTTGCGTGAAGATATCGATACGTTGGGCGGCCGCGGCGAGATCGTTAAGGTCAAGGCGGGATATGCCCGCAACTATTTGCTGCCGCAGGGGCTCGCGACGCTCGCAACGAAAGGAAACGTCAAGCAGATCGAACTCGAACGTGCGGCACTTTTGAAAAAGGCGGCGCAGGAACGCGCTACGGCCGAACTTCAGGCGGATCAGATGAGCAGCATCGCGCTTGAATTCGTTCGCAAGTCGGGCGAAACCGGAACGCTTTTCGGTTCCGTGACGTCGATGGATATCGCTGAAGCGCTCGCCGCCAAAGGCTACGAGATCGACCGTCGGAAAGTGAATTTGAAGGACGCGATCAAGGAAACCGGCGAGTACACGGTGGGCGTCAAACTGCACCGCGAAGTCGTGCTCAACGTGCCCGTGACGGTGCGCGGCGAGGGCGAAATTGCGGCGGTTCCGGCGGCGGCTGAAGTGCCTGCCGAGCCGGCTGCCGAAGCAACCGAAGACACCCAAAACTAACCCGAAAAAAACGTCCCGGTTTTTGGACGTTTTTTTCGACAGGTAGTATCATCAAAGACTGCGCCAAAAGGTCGCGGTCTTTTTTGTTTTGGTCTTCAGAACCTTGTATTCGTATCTAAAAAATGGCTTCAAATTCCGATTATACCCGCGATCAATTTCTCGAAAAACCGCTCCCGAGCAGCCCGGACAGCGAGCGCGTGATCCTCGGCGCGATCCTGCTCGACAATCAGCTGATCTCCCAGGCGATCGAACATTTGCGGGCCGACGATTTCTATTCGCCTCTTCACCGGCGGATCTTCAAGGCGATGACGTCGCTTTTTGAGCGCAGCGAGCGAATCGATCCGATTCTGATCGGCGAAGAACTGAAGAGGGACGGCGCGATCGATTCGATCGGCGGGATCGCGACGATCACGAACCTGACTTATGGACTGCCGCATTTCTCGGATATCCTGACGTACACCAAGGTCGTCAAGGACAAGTCGATCATCCGCAATCTGATCAAGGTCTGCAATCAGATCACGAGCGAAGCGCTGGCCGAAGAGGACGATGCCGCCGACATTCTCGACCACGCCGAGCAGCAGATCTTCGCGCTCGCCGACGAAAAGACGCGCGAAGGGCTTTCGCACGTCCGTCCGATCGCCGAAACAGTGCTCGCCAAGGTCCAGGAGTTCGCGAAACGCGAAACCCACGCTTTGACAGGACTCTCGACCGGTTTTCGCGATTTTGACGAAAAGACGTCGGGGCTTCAAAAGACCGATCTGATCATCGTCGCGGCGAGGCCGTCAATGGGCAAATGTCTTGAAGCGAACAGTCTGATCGCATTGTCCGACGGTCGTGTCCGAACGATCGAGCAGATCTACAAAGAGCGCGGCGCCGAACTTCTGACTCTCGGGGACGATTTCAAATTTCGGGGAACTTCCGCGTCGGATTTTATTGACGACGGCATCAAACCCGTCTACAAGGTCCGGACACGGCTCGGCCGGGAGATCGAAACCACGCTCACGCACCCGTTTCTGACGATCAACGGCTGGAAACCGCTTTCCGAGATAAAACCCGGTTCCAAGATCGCCGTTCCGCGCATTGTCGAGATTTTAGGCAAGCGCGAGATGCGGGACTGTGAAATCAAGATACTTGCATACCTGATCGGCGACGGATGTCTGACCAAATCGTCTCCGGAGTTCATTGCGGCCAAACCACATATCCGCGAGGATTTCCGAGCGGCGGTTGCGGACTTCGGCGGGGTCGAAGCGGTGCCCAATAATTCGGCGGACCGGACTTTTTCGTTTCGTGTAAGGAAGACGCCCGACGTCCAAGGTCGGGACAATCCGATGACCGGTTGGCTGCGCTCGCTCGGAGTATTCGGTTGCGGCGCGCATCGGAAGTTCGTTCCAGATCCGATCTTTGAACTCGGTCGCGCGTCTCTTGCGCTCTTCCTGAATCGGCTATTCGCGACCGACGGCTGGGCCTGCGTGCTCGCGAGCGGTCAGGTCCAGTTGGGTTACGCATCGGTCAGCGAACGAATGATCCGGCAGATCCAGCATCTTCTGTTGCGCTTTGGCGTTGTTGGCCGGCTAAAGGAACGAAGCGTAAGATATGCGGGCGTGCGTCGCCGCGCCTGGCAAATCGACATCACCGACGCGCTTTCGATCGCGACGTTCGCAACCGAAATTGGGATCATTGGCAGAGAATCCGAGTTCGAAGCGATTGTTTCGCGTCTTGAGTCGAAGAACTACCAAACGAACCGGGATCTCGTTCCGATTGAAGTTTGGGAGCATCTCACAGCCGTTAAGGGGACAGAATCCTGGGGTTCGTTGGCGAAACGCGCGGGCTTCAAGGGTTATTCGAATATTCATGTCGGCAAACGCGCGCCAACGCGCCAACGGATCGGACAATTCGCCGCCGCGCTCTCCGACAAGTATCTTGAGAATCTCTCGAATAGCGACGTTTACTGGGACACCATTGTTTCGATCGAATACGCCGGTGACAAACAGGTTTACGACCTGACGATTCCCGGGACGCATAATTTCGTAGCCAACGACATATGCGTTCACAACACGGCGCTGTGCCTGACCCTTGCACAAAATGCGGCGATTCTCGAAAACGCGTGCGTCGCCGTGTTCTCGCTTGAGATGTCGAAGGAACAGCTCGTGATGCGTATGCTGTCGAGTGAGGCGAAGGTTGACGCGCACCGCTTTCGAACCGGCTATCTGACGCGGGACGAATGGGCGCGGCTCGCGGAGGCGATCGGGACCCTGTCCGAAGCGAACATCTTTATCGACGATATGCCCGGAATCTCGGTACTCGAGATGCGCGCCAAGCTGCGCCGTCTCGCCGCCGAGCAGAAGCGGCTCGATCTCGTCGTCGTCGACTATATGCAACTGATGTCGGGTTCGAAGCGCTCGGAATCGCGCCAGCAGGAAGTTTCGCAGATTTCGCGCGAACTCAAAGCATTGGCCAAGGAAATGCAGGTTCCGGTCGTCGCACTCTCGCAGCTTTCACGAGCGCCGGAAGCGAGAAATCCGCCGAAACCGATGATGTCGGATCTCAGGGAAAGCGGTTGCCTCGCTGGCGAGAGTCTGGTCACGATGGCGGACTCGGGCGAACGTGTTCCGATTCGGGATCTCGTCGGAAAGTCAGGATTTC
The DNA window shown above is from Acidobacteriota bacterium and carries:
- a CDS encoding replicative DNA helicase — protein: MASNSDYTRDQFLEKPLPSSPDSERVILGAILLDNQLISQAIEHLRADDFYSPLHRRIFKAMTSLFERSERIDPILIGEELKRDGAIDSIGGIATITNLTYGLPHFSDILTYTKVVKDKSIIRNLIKVCNQITSEALAEEDDAADILDHAEQQIFALADEKTREGLSHVRPIAETVLAKVQEFAKRETHALTGLSTGFRDFDEKTSGLQKTDLIIVAARPSMGKCLEANSLIALSDGRVRTIEQIYKERGAELLTLGDDFKFRGTSASDFIDDGIKPVYKVRTRLGREIETTLTHPFLTINGWKPLSEIKPGSKIAVPRIVEILGKREMRDCEIKILAYLIGDGCLTKSSPEFIAAKPHIREDFRAAVADFGGVEAVPNNSADRTFSFRVRKTPDVQGRDNPMTGWLRSLGVFGCGAHRKFVPDPIFELGRASLALFLNRLFATDGWACVLASGQVQLGYASVSERMIRQIQHLLLRFGVVGRLKERSVRYAGVRRRAWQIDITDALSIATFATEIGIIGRESEFEAIVSRLESKNYQTNRDLVPIEVWEHLTAVKGTESWGSLAKRAGFKGYSNIHVGKRAPTRQRIGQFAAALSDKYLENLSNSDVYWDTIVSIEYAGDKQVYDLTIPGTHNFVANDICVHNTALCLTLAQNAAILENACVAVFSLEMSKEQLVMRMLSSEAKVDAHRFRTGYLTRDEWARLAEAIGTLSEANIFIDDMPGISVLEMRAKLRRLAAEQKRLDLVVVDYMQLMSGSKRSESRQQEVSQISRELKALAKEMQVPVVALSQLSRAPEARNPPKPMMSDLRESGCLAGESLVTMADSGERVPIRDLVGKSGFRVWALNESSWRFEKAVVTNAFSTGRRSVYKMTTRLGRQIRATGNHKFLGFDGWRRLDEFRPGERIALPRAIRNDVSQTMSDDELALLGHLIGDGCTLPRRAIQYTTREEDLAWLVAEISTRVFGADVQPRIKRERKWYQVYLTSSRRHTHGVRSAIAEWLDDLGAWGLRSHEKRVPERVFAQPSAAIALFIRHLWATDGCLWIGQRHPAIYYATSSERLALDVQSLLSRLEINSRLRRTAQGSKGRDQYHVIVSGKSDIESFMTKVGAVGERRRSILDRIRVFISAIKENTNRDIIPSDVWRTYIVPEAKKRSISSRALLAGIETAYCGTKIYSQNVSRARALRLAKFLESETLFQLAQSDVYWDEVVSVEADGETEVFDLTVEAHHCFIAEDILVHNSIEQDADVVAFIYREDYYKPSEENAGIADILIAKQRNGPTGTVRLAFLKEFTRFENYYGEYNSNE
- a CDS encoding 50S ribosomal protein L9 — its product is MANTNILLREDIDTLGGRGEIVKVKAGYARNYLLPQGLATLATKGNVKQIELERAALLKKAAQERATAELQADQMSSIALEFVRKSGETGTLFGSVTSMDIAEALAAKGYEIDRRKVNLKDAIKETGEYTVGVKLHREVVLNVPVTVRGEGEIAAVPAAAEVPAEPAAEATEDTQN
- a CDS encoding 30S ribosomal protein S18, whose translation is MPRRFQRRRPRATVPDYVDWKDVDYLRRFIPERGKIMPRRISGITAKDQRRVAKAIKRARSMALIPFVAD